From the Flavimarina sp. Hel_I_48 genome, one window contains:
- a CDS encoding cytochrome-c peroxidase, with protein sequence MKSLISFLGVILLISCQGDDYTTLNESSLIDQRLEKVLLDVSGGKGNSFFTLPESTDLNAIPQDPKNPLTREKIALGKLLLHDPATGGNPKNSENKGKYSCASCHAAASGFSSGKVQGIGEGGIGFGIFGEGRFLDPTMDEEMVDVQPFRSPNLLNLAYQDVMLWNGKFGGTGTNKGTEAQWDNIPENKMGFEGVEVQAMQGIKVHRIKIDQDFVQNYGYNALFDEAFPDLSEEERYSDYAAALAIAAFERTLLANKAPWQKYLKGDENAMSNAQKRGATLFFSSAKCYECHNGPALKDKEFYAWGMADINEGPEKIIVQAGMNLDDVALGRGGFTKNPADNYKFKTPTLYNLADNPVYGHGGSFKSIKEVITYKNNGRPQKTQVPASQFASQFGNINLTDSEIDDLTEFVSKALRDPDLKRYEPNVLKSGMCFPNNDLESRKDCGCD encoded by the coding sequence ATGAAAAGTCTTATATCCTTTCTAGGTGTCATTTTACTTATCTCTTGCCAGGGAGATGATTACACTACTTTAAATGAGTCTTCTTTAATAGATCAGCGTTTAGAAAAGGTACTTTTAGACGTATCTGGTGGCAAAGGAAATTCCTTTTTTACATTACCAGAGAGCACAGATTTAAATGCAATACCTCAAGACCCAAAAAATCCCCTTACAAGAGAAAAAATAGCCTTAGGAAAATTACTATTGCATGATCCTGCAACTGGGGGCAATCCAAAAAACAGTGAAAATAAAGGTAAATACTCCTGCGCTTCCTGTCATGCCGCCGCATCGGGTTTCAGTTCGGGAAAAGTACAGGGTATTGGTGAAGGTGGTATAGGCTTTGGGATTTTTGGGGAAGGGCGGTTCTTAGATCCCACAATGGACGAAGAAATGGTAGATGTACAGCCTTTCAGATCACCTAATTTGCTCAATCTTGCCTATCAGGATGTCATGCTGTGGAATGGAAAATTTGGCGGTACAGGCACAAACAAAGGTACAGAGGCACAATGGGACAACATCCCAGAAAATAAAATGGGATTTGAAGGAGTTGAAGTACAGGCCATGCAAGGAATAAAAGTGCACAGAATTAAAATTGATCAGGACTTTGTCCAAAATTATGGATACAATGCACTTTTTGATGAGGCATTTCCTGATCTTAGCGAGGAAGAACGCTATTCTGATTACGCCGCTGCCCTCGCCATAGCAGCATTTGAACGCACATTGCTGGCCAATAAAGCGCCGTGGCAAAAGTACCTTAAAGGTGATGAAAATGCTATGAGTAATGCACAAAAACGTGGTGCCACGCTATTTTTTAGTTCTGCCAAATGTTATGAGTGCCATAATGGACCCGCTTTAAAAGATAAGGAATTTTATGCCTGGGGAATGGCAGATATAAATGAAGGACCTGAAAAGATAATTGTTCAAGCAGGAATGAATCTGGACGACGTAGCGCTGGGTAGGGGCGGCTTTACAAAAAACCCTGCAGATAACTATAAGTTTAAAACCCCTACCCTTTACAATCTTGCAGACAACCCTGTTTATGGCCATGGTGGTTCTTTCAAATCTATAAAAGAAGTAATTACCTATAAAAATAACGGTAGACCTCAAAAAACACAGGTGCCCGCATCTCAATTTGCATCTCAATTTGGCAATATAAATCTTACGGATTCAGAAATTGATGACTTAACCGAATTTGTGAGTAAAGCACTCAGGGATCCTGATTTAAAACGCTATGAACCTAATGTTCTTAAGTCTGGAATGTGTTTCCCAAACAATGATTTAGAATCCCGGAAAGATTGTGGATGTGATTAA
- a CDS encoding TonB-dependent receptor: protein MYRNLYMFGLFFTMAFTLIAQNQQIKGRITDALTNAPLAGAKIYVNNTTTTTSDDGGIFYLPCEGETDLSISYVGYSTYTTTVTSCSVFLNISLNTTADNLDEVRLSAFGNDEGELLRKPVAVVELDTKELKRGTGLYLDDAINANVPGVTMQRRAVSSGQQFNIRGYGNGVGFRGASNNFDGQGYKVYLNNIPITDAEGITQLDDIDFSSIGEIEVVKGPAGSTYGLAIAGAVNLQTTMPSPGKVSLGQSVIAGRYGLLRLTSQLQVGGERASLLLNYGHQVSDGYMSHTDSQKDFVNAMVQFKPSARQYISTYFGYSNSYDERGGELSVEQYEAKDYTGNGRYIKNNAHSEVVSFRAGLSHSYVFNNWLSNTSTIFGSGANTNSSSAGGWTDKDPLNYGLRTSFDFNFNLGSNLRLTGLAGAELQEQRAAVMGFGMVENPVDPQGYNIIGNARSNQFARSATSTFFTEWQLHLPADFTVTAGLGLSTMTIDLEDRLYNPESERTRKVSADYKDLYSPRIAINKIFNDNISVYASYSKAYNAPVSGNIVIATTGDLNTGLVPEVGNQFEIGSKGNFFGNKLNYQFAIFNAIFKDKFTSVAVPLDQNTTAYTYIANGGKQDHRGVELLAKYTAYESAAGFFSTVSPFANASYSHFRYEDYQYESLDSEGNSVTVDYSGNAVAGVSPWVVNAGIDFTTNPGLYGNVNYSFRDAMPFTSDGVNRTDTYQLLNAKLGYRTRFNQFDLDIFAGADNLTGTQYYYMVFLNQLPDAYLPAPYEVQYYAGASLKYNF from the coding sequence ATGTACAGAAATTTATATATGTTTGGGCTATTTTTTACAATGGCCTTCACCCTTATTGCGCAAAATCAGCAAATCAAGGGCAGGATTACAGACGCCCTTACCAATGCACCTCTGGCCGGCGCAAAAATTTATGTTAACAATACAACTACCACAACCAGTGACGATGGAGGGATTTTCTACCTGCCGTGTGAAGGAGAAACAGACCTTAGCATTAGTTATGTAGGTTATAGTACGTATACCACCACGGTTACCTCGTGCAGCGTTTTTCTCAATATTTCACTCAATACCACGGCAGACAATCTGGATGAGGTACGCCTTTCTGCTTTTGGCAATGACGAGGGAGAATTACTGCGCAAACCTGTAGCGGTGGTGGAGCTTGACACTAAAGAACTGAAGCGAGGCACCGGTCTGTATCTGGATGACGCTATAAATGCCAATGTCCCGGGGGTGACCATGCAACGCCGTGCAGTATCTTCTGGTCAGCAGTTCAACATACGAGGCTATGGCAACGGTGTTGGCTTCCGCGGAGCGTCAAATAATTTTGATGGGCAGGGGTATAAAGTCTACCTGAACAATATTCCCATTACAGATGCTGAAGGCATTACCCAACTTGATGATATTGATTTTAGTTCCATCGGGGAAATAGAAGTAGTCAAGGGACCGGCGGGGAGTACGTACGGACTTGCCATTGCCGGTGCTGTCAATTTACAGACCACAATGCCCAGTCCTGGAAAAGTATCCCTAGGGCAATCTGTAATCGCTGGTCGCTACGGACTCTTACGCCTTACTTCCCAATTGCAAGTGGGAGGGGAGCGCGCTTCCCTATTGCTCAATTATGGGCATCAGGTTTCCGATGGTTATATGTCACATACAGATTCCCAAAAGGATTTTGTAAATGCCATGGTTCAGTTTAAACCGAGTGCGCGACAGTATATCAGCACTTATTTTGGCTACAGTAACAGCTACGATGAGCGTGGTGGTGAGCTGAGTGTAGAGCAGTATGAAGCTAAAGATTATACCGGTAATGGCCGGTATATTAAAAATAATGCACACTCAGAAGTAGTGAGCTTCCGTGCTGGTTTAAGCCACAGCTATGTTTTTAATAACTGGTTGAGTAATACGAGTACGATTTTCGGTTCCGGGGCGAATACTAATTCCAGTTCTGCCGGGGGATGGACGGATAAAGATCCACTCAATTACGGACTTCGTACCAGCTTTGACTTTAACTTTAATCTGGGTAGCAACCTGCGGCTCACAGGTCTTGCCGGTGCAGAACTACAAGAACAACGTGCTGCGGTAATGGGGTTTGGTATGGTGGAAAATCCAGTAGATCCTCAAGGTTACAACATCATAGGCAATGCCCGTAGCAACCAGTTTGCACGCTCTGCTACGTCTACCTTTTTTACCGAATGGCAGCTGCACCTGCCCGCAGATTTTACGGTCACCGCTGGTTTGGGTTTGAGTACAATGACCATAGACCTGGAAGATCGTCTTTATAACCCCGAAAGCGAGCGTACGCGTAAAGTTTCAGCAGATTATAAAGATTTGTACTCTCCACGCATCGCGATTAATAAGATTTTCAATGATAATATTTCGGTCTATGCTTCGTATAGTAAAGCCTATAATGCACCGGTGAGCGGTAATATTGTTATAGCTACTACCGGGGATTTAAATACCGGCCTGGTACCCGAAGTGGGCAATCAATTTGAAATAGGCTCTAAAGGAAATTTTTTCGGTAATAAGCTAAACTATCAGTTCGCCATTTTTAATGCCATTTTTAAGGATAAATTCACCTCGGTTGCAGTTCCGTTAGATCAAAATACGACTGCCTATACCTATATCGCCAACGGCGGAAAACAGGATCATAGAGGAGTTGAATTACTTGCAAAATACACTGCGTATGAGTCGGCTGCAGGTTTTTTTAGTACGGTAAGTCCATTTGCAAATGCTTCCTATTCTCATTTTAGATATGAAGATTATCAATATGAATCTCTGGATAGTGAAGGGAATTCCGTTACCGTAGATTACAGCGGCAATGCAGTTGCAGGTGTATCACCCTGGGTGGTCAATGCGGGTATTGATTTTACCACAAATCCCGGTCTTTACGGAAATGTAAATTATTCCTTCAGGGATGCGATGCCCTTTACTTCAGACGGGGTCAACCGTACAGATACTTATCAATTGCTTAATGCAAAGCTGGGTTACCGAACACGTTTTAACCAGTTTGACCTTGATATTTTTGCGGGAGCAGATAACCTTACGGGCACACAATATTATTATATGGTGTTTTTGAACCAATTACCAGATGCCTATCTGCCAGCTCCTTATGAAGTTCAATATTATGCTGGCGCGAGTCTGAAGTATAATTTTTGA
- a CDS encoding NAD(P)/FAD-dependent oxidoreductase, producing MQERILIIGGGFAGVHIAKTLIKDSSFQVTLIDKNNYNFFPPLIYQVSTGYLDPSSISYPFRNLFRNKDNFRFRMGELQEIIAEENTIILDNGRLSYDHLILATGTHTNFFGLDQLQKHAIPMKTLEDGLQMRNRLLQHLEQATQINDTSLRMPWLNMVVAGGGPTGVEICGIFAELRNKTIRKEFPELINSGARIYLINGGGELLSPMSKKSQEYALKNLQEMGVEVMLNTRVVDFDGERVMLKDGSHIYSKNLIWATGVVGFKFKGLPEESYERGNRLTVDGFNKLVNSENIYAIGDACIQHHDEQFPDGHPQLAQVAIQQGVNLAINLKRTRKGEKAEPFDYNDKGSMAIIGKSRAVADIPKPHLHFNGLIAWFIWIFIHLFSLINYRNKLRTFYNWSIEYLTQNQDLRLIIRPKKE from the coding sequence ATGCAAGAGCGTATTTTAATTATTGGGGGCGGCTTTGCGGGTGTTCACATCGCCAAAACCCTGATAAAAGATTCCAGTTTTCAGGTCACTTTAATAGATAAGAACAATTATAATTTTTTTCCACCGCTGATCTATCAGGTATCTACGGGATATCTGGATCCTTCATCAATATCGTACCCTTTTAGAAACCTATTTCGCAATAAGGATAACTTCCGGTTTAGAATGGGGGAACTACAGGAAATCATTGCTGAAGAAAATACGATCATACTTGACAATGGCAGACTTAGCTACGATCACTTAATACTGGCTACAGGAACGCATACTAATTTCTTCGGTCTTGATCAGCTGCAAAAGCACGCCATACCCATGAAGACCTTAGAAGATGGACTGCAAATGCGCAACCGTTTGCTGCAACACCTGGAACAGGCCACACAAATAAACGATACTTCCCTGCGTATGCCCTGGCTCAATATGGTGGTTGCCGGTGGTGGGCCCACCGGTGTTGAGATTTGCGGTATTTTTGCAGAGCTGCGCAATAAGACCATTCGCAAGGAATTTCCAGAACTTATAAACTCTGGCGCAAGAATCTACCTTATTAATGGGGGCGGTGAACTGCTTTCTCCTATGAGTAAAAAAAGCCAGGAATATGCATTGAAAAATTTGCAGGAAATGGGCGTTGAGGTCATGCTCAATACACGTGTGGTAGATTTTGACGGTGAACGTGTGATGCTCAAGGACGGTTCCCATATTTACAGCAAAAATTTAATTTGGGCCACGGGAGTAGTCGGTTTTAAATTCAAAGGTCTGCCGGAGGAAAGCTATGAACGCGGAAACCGTTTAACGGTTGATGGATTTAACAAATTAGTAAATAGTGAGAATATTTATGCCATTGGCGATGCCTGTATTCAACATCATGACGAGCAGTTTCCTGATGGGCATCCCCAGCTTGCTCAGGTAGCAATTCAACAAGGTGTCAATTTGGCTATAAATCTAAAGCGTACCCGCAAAGGTGAAAAAGCGGAACCTTTTGACTACAATGATAAAGGTTCAATGGCCATCATTGGGAAAAGTAGGGCCGTTGCAGATATACCTAAGCCACACCTGCATTTCAATGGGTTGATCGCATGGTTTATTTGGATATTCATACATTTATTCTCGCTTATAAATTATAGGAACAAACTGCGCACCTTTTACAACTGGTCTATAGAATACCTTACTCAAAACCAGGATTTACGCTTGATTATTCGGCCTAAGAAGGAATAA
- a CDS encoding aldose 1-epimerase: MTTLQSKNIIVKIDSGELVSILKNNHEYMHQKGTPGWGHSDTEMFPLIGPTEKASFKVHTPKGDATQDQHGLLRELEYKLTASDETSATFKKTYSADNPVKNSKFKKEEKPKNEGAGHPEYLTWPYDFTFEKSFKLNDKGLEIRFKINADQDMPFMLGYHPAFNLVTGNPVIKTDKCSVNLEEVLAVGSRALSVLDCSRIALEDKNTLTIETTGFKHFMLWTEVKNMVCIEPITFYPYAVKQDKLDSGFNKVGSKPKEFSVKILI, translated from the coding sequence ATGACCACGCTACAATCAAAAAATATCATCGTTAAAATAGATTCTGGGGAGTTAGTCAGCATCCTGAAAAACAACCATGAATATATGCACCAGAAAGGAACTCCTGGCTGGGGTCATAGTGATACAGAAATGTTTCCGCTTATAGGCCCTACGGAAAAGGCATCATTTAAAGTTCATACACCTAAAGGCGACGCAACACAGGATCAGCACGGTCTTTTACGGGAACTGGAATATAAACTTACCGCAAGCGATGAGACCAGCGCAACGTTTAAAAAAACATATAGTGCTGATAATCCCGTAAAAAATTCAAAGTTCAAGAAAGAAGAAAAACCGAAAAATGAAGGAGCCGGTCATCCTGAATATCTAACCTGGCCCTATGATTTTACATTTGAAAAGTCTTTTAAGCTGAATGATAAAGGCCTGGAAATTAGATTTAAAATCAACGCAGATCAGGATATGCCTTTTATGTTAGGATATCATCCCGCCTTTAATCTGGTTACAGGAAATCCGGTTATCAAAACGGATAAATGTTCTGTAAATCTTGAAGAAGTACTTGCCGTGGGAAGCCGCGCGCTTTCCGTACTGGACTGTTCTCGTATTGCCCTTGAAGATAAAAATACCCTGACAATAGAAACAACAGGCTTTAAACATTTTATGCTATGGACCGAAGTCAAGAATATGGTCTGTATAGAGCCTATAACCTTTTATCCCTACGCAGTAAAGCAGGACAAATTAGATTCGGGTTTTAATAAAGTTGGGTCGAAGCCCAAAGAATTTTCGGTAAAAATCCTTATTTGA
- a CDS encoding TlpA disulfide reductase family protein produces the protein MTNIIKAIAATLILTSCAQETNYKIDGSAEGIKDGTKVFLQEISNQNQLVNIDTSIVKSGKFSFDPAEVENPDLNLITVEGINGNIIFVSENETLKIKADKDSIVASNVKGGEENNFFKTYFDEVMGSNKERQRIQQEGMAAMREGDTSRVDAIRSEMQDINENSVTKRMKMIDNHTESNISVLILSDLLGSRLIDATKAEEKFNSLSEKVRNSEKGKKLGEMIAKAKASEIAATLPEIGNMAPKFSAPTPDGGELALSDAMGKYTIVDFWASWCKPCRLENPNVVNIYNKYHDLGLNIISVSLDKPDNKQAWTNAIAKDKMDWHHVSNLMFWNEPVAKKYGVSAIPATFLLDAEGKIIDKNLRGEDLEVKIASLLGQS, from the coding sequence ATGACGAATATTATTAAAGCAATTGCGGCCACACTGATTCTTACATCGTGCGCTCAAGAAACCAATTACAAGATTGACGGCTCTGCCGAAGGTATCAAAGATGGTACTAAAGTATTTTTACAAGAGATAAGTAACCAGAATCAGCTTGTAAATATAGATACTTCTATCGTAAAGAGTGGCAAATTCTCTTTTGACCCCGCAGAGGTTGAAAATCCCGACCTCAACTTAATCACCGTTGAGGGAATCAATGGCAACATTATTTTTGTTTCTGAAAATGAAACCCTTAAAATCAAAGCAGACAAGGACAGTATTGTTGCTTCTAACGTAAAAGGTGGCGAAGAGAACAATTTTTTCAAAACCTACTTTGATGAGGTAATGGGTTCTAATAAAGAGCGCCAGCGCATTCAGCAAGAAGGAATGGCTGCCATGCGCGAGGGCGATACCTCAAGGGTTGATGCCATTCGTTCTGAAATGCAGGACATCAATGAGAATTCGGTCACAAAACGTATGAAAATGATTGACAATCATACCGAATCCAACATTTCTGTACTTATTCTTTCTGATCTTCTGGGTTCGCGTTTAATTGACGCCACTAAAGCAGAAGAAAAATTCAACTCGCTTAGCGAAAAAGTAAGAAATTCAGAAAAAGGTAAAAAGCTAGGCGAAATGATCGCCAAGGCAAAAGCAAGCGAAATTGCCGCTACGTTGCCAGAAATTGGTAATATGGCTCCTAAATTCAGCGCTCCTACCCCAGATGGGGGGGAGCTTGCTCTTAGCGATGCCATGGGAAAATATACCATCGTAGATTTCTGGGCGAGCTGGTGCAAACCCTGCCGTTTAGAAAACCCAAATGTGGTCAACATCTACAATAAATACCATGATCTGGGACTTAATATCATCAGTGTCTCACTTGATAAACCTGATAACAAGCAAGCATGGACAAACGCTATTGCTAAAGACAAAATGGACTGGCACCACGTTTCCAATCTTATGTTCTGGAATGAACCGGTCGCAAAGAAATATGGAGTTTCTGCCATTCCCGCTACTTTTTTACTTGATGCAGAAGGTAAAATTATTGATAAAAACCTACGTGGAGAAGATCTGGAAGTTAAAATAGCAAGCCTTTTAGGTCAGAGTTAA
- a CDS encoding GAF domain-containing protein, whose translation MVKSTDLPVDIRFSIAPVLKKLNKKMEGSTSDISKNYLKSILDYANGFPKLVEGLSKLEDLEKYENEIHTILENIFPEVLTKNEIKAVSVPFGSTIFNPTARFKKLLNDAGPDYSLQIREMDNQNKYIFICIIILNEYYNYTYDSSKPLFADIPDSDGMMRHYRMAINADFITIEPKENAVEITPDIAEKLVQNVDDIDLWKTYFPKNSWTLSGMVILNLTDVTIEDAISDLKTTLLFNKDLETGESHLKFEEIFKSLFNNKDLKIGFAEFDAQNKDLYQMDNDFAHSFILDTKNSKDCVAALCQEAYGTLVKDNKYFVITDIEQYAKDSNYNKLAENLLNQGVNSCILVPLSKGNKLLAVLEVVSPHANDLNSINAMKLDAIVPYIVATIERKRFEKENRIKAVIQSECTSIHPSVLWLFEKEATQYITNQEAGKFHSFRDIALKDIYPLYGQIDIVGSSQARNNAIQKDITVQLKMVDSILAKALEHKPMLIYEQIKFRIEEFSSEIENGLNASSESEIFDLLKNEINPLLAHIDTKLPTLKNAIANYDSAINSETGIVYDHRKNYDDTVHQLNQKLAAFLDLKQQEAQQIYPHYFERYKTDGVDHNIYIGASIANEQSFNMVYLYNLRLWQLRTMCEMENHFYHEQSNSNLQLDAASMILVFSNTLSIKYRMDEKKFDVDGTYNARYEVVKKRIDKALVKGSDERITQKGKIAIIYSQDKDAQEYKRYIKYLQEKNYLGNDVEYLELEDVQGVIGLKAIRVNVLYSQNLNKKNTSNSITYDDLMEVLD comes from the coding sequence ATGGTAAAAAGCACAGACCTCCCGGTAGATATACGTTTTAGCATTGCCCCTGTACTCAAGAAACTCAACAAGAAAATGGAGGGTAGTACCAGTGATATATCCAAGAACTATTTAAAAAGCATTTTAGACTATGCCAATGGCTTCCCAAAATTGGTTGAAGGCCTATCAAAACTTGAGGATTTAGAAAAGTATGAAAATGAAATACATACCATACTGGAAAACATTTTTCCGGAAGTGCTCACGAAAAATGAAATAAAAGCTGTTTCGGTACCCTTTGGCAGCACTATATTCAATCCCACTGCGCGCTTTAAGAAATTATTGAATGATGCGGGTCCTGACTATTCTTTACAGATACGCGAAATGGATAATCAGAACAAATATATATTCATATGTATTATTATTCTCAACGAATATTATAACTACACCTATGATTCTTCAAAGCCCCTATTTGCAGATATACCTGACAGTGATGGGATGATGCGTCATTACCGTATGGCTATCAATGCAGACTTTATTACCATAGAACCAAAGGAAAATGCTGTTGAAATAACGCCAGACATTGCCGAAAAACTTGTGCAAAATGTTGATGATATAGACCTATGGAAAACCTATTTCCCCAAGAATAGCTGGACCTTAAGTGGAATGGTAATTCTTAACCTTACCGATGTTACCATTGAAGATGCGATATCTGATCTCAAGACCACATTGCTTTTTAATAAAGATCTTGAAACAGGAGAATCACATTTAAAATTTGAAGAAATCTTTAAGTCCCTTTTTAATAACAAAGATTTGAAAATTGGTTTTGCAGAATTTGACGCGCAGAATAAGGATCTGTACCAGATGGACAATGATTTTGCACATAGTTTTATACTTGATACTAAAAATTCAAAAGATTGCGTCGCTGCGCTTTGTCAGGAGGCTTATGGGACTTTAGTAAAGGATAACAAATACTTTGTAATAACAGATATAGAACAATACGCAAAGGATTCAAATTACAATAAGCTTGCTGAAAATTTGCTGAATCAAGGCGTTAACAGTTGTATTCTCGTCCCACTTTCAAAAGGAAATAAATTACTAGCTGTGCTTGAAGTTGTTTCACCGCATGCCAATGACCTCAATAGCATCAATGCTATGAAACTAGATGCTATTGTTCCTTATATAGTGGCAACGATAGAACGCAAACGCTTTGAGAAAGAGAATCGTATCAAGGCAGTAATACAGTCAGAATGTACCAGCATTCATCCTAGTGTTCTATGGCTCTTCGAAAAGGAAGCTACTCAATATATTACAAATCAGGAAGCAGGGAAATTTCATTCTTTTAGGGATATCGCCCTGAAGGATATTTATCCATTGTACGGGCAGATTGACATTGTAGGATCTTCTCAGGCGCGTAATAATGCTATACAAAAAGATATTACCGTACAGTTGAAGATGGTAGATAGTATACTCGCAAAAGCGCTTGAGCATAAACCTATGCTTATCTATGAACAGATTAAATTCAGAATTGAGGAATTTAGTTCAGAAATAGAAAATGGTTTGAATGCCAGTAGTGAATCTGAAATATTTGATCTTCTTAAAAATGAGATCAACCCTTTACTTGCGCATATTGACACAAAGCTACCTACCCTAAAAAATGCAATTGCGAACTATGATTCGGCAATTAATAGCGAGACGGGCATTGTTTACGACCATCGTAAAAACTATGATGATACAGTGCATCAGTTAAATCAGAAATTAGCCGCTTTTTTAGACTTAAAACAGCAAGAAGCACAGCAGATATATCCCCATTATTTTGAACGCTATAAGACAGATGGTGTTGACCATAATATCTACATAGGCGCTTCTATAGCTAATGAGCAAAGCTTTAATATGGTCTATCTCTACAATCTAAGGTTGTGGCAATTAAGGACTATGTGTGAGATGGAAAACCACTTCTATCACGAGCAGTCCAACAGTAATTTACAACTGGATGCCGCTTCAATGATTTTGGTGTTCAGTAATACGCTTTCCATCAAATATAGAATGGATGAGAAAAAATTTGATGTGGATGGGACCTACAATGCCCGTTACGAAGTGGTCAAGAAACGCATTGACAAAGCACTTGTAAAAGGAAGTGACGAGCGTATCACCCAAAAGGGGAAAATAGCGATCATTTATTCGCAAGACAAAGACGCCCAGGAATATAAACGGTACATAAAGTACCTCCAAGAGAAAAACTATTTGGGCAATGACGTTGAGTATCTAGAACTTGAAGACGTACAGGGGGTCATAGGCCTCAAAGCTATACGTGTAAACGTACTTTATTCGCAAAATTTGAATAAAAAAAACACTTCAAATTCTATCACATACGATGATTTAATGGAAGTTTTAGATTAG
- a CDS encoding Pycsar system effector family protein, translating into MAEVVEKKPDEKEENTPFSSELEQDTQKFVLRLFKENLPNTYLYHNFNHTVRVVKSTKEIADNSQLIVKQEEALILAAWLHDTGYTQQREGHEDISKKIAREYLTEKNVDEETIELVEELILATKMDRTPNNELEQIIKDADSSHFAKDYFSETSEFLRQELKLTDVANYTPSEWRDKNVEMFTEKHHFYTDYAAQHWKLQKDSNLIDILKKKKKKKRKYKKEEVKAKLKTKYKDLSPDRGVQTLYRTTLRNHIKLSDIADTKANILLSVNAIIISLALSNVIPKLDAPTNRHLMIPTLILVLFSVASIILSILSTRPNVTSGEFTREQVKKKQVNILFFGNFHKMPYDQYLWAMNEIIYDKDYIYEALTKDLWLLGVVLNKKYMLLRKTYTVFMTGIIISVVAFIVAFWLI; encoded by the coding sequence ATGGCTGAAGTTGTTGAAAAGAAACCCGATGAAAAAGAGGAAAATACACCCTTTTCTTCAGAATTAGAACAAGATACCCAGAAATTCGTTCTAAGGCTATTTAAAGAGAATTTACCGAACACGTATCTATACCATAACTTTAATCATACCGTAAGGGTGGTTAAAAGTACTAAAGAAATAGCTGACAATTCTCAATTAATTGTTAAACAGGAAGAAGCGCTCATACTCGCGGCATGGCTGCACGATACGGGTTATACGCAGCAGCGGGAAGGTCATGAAGATATCAGTAAAAAAATCGCCCGGGAATACCTTACCGAAAAAAATGTAGATGAGGAAACCATTGAACTCGTGGAAGAATTAATTCTCGCCACAAAAATGGATAGAACACCTAATAATGAATTGGAACAAATAATCAAAGACGCCGATTCTTCCCATTTTGCCAAAGACTATTTTAGTGAAACCAGCGAATTTCTCAGACAAGAATTGAAATTAACAGATGTTGCTAATTATACTCCATCAGAATGGAGGGACAAAAATGTAGAAATGTTTACCGAAAAACATCATTTCTATACGGATTACGCAGCCCAACACTGGAAATTACAAAAGGACAGCAACCTTATTGATATCCTCAAAAAGAAGAAAAAGAAGAAAAGAAAATACAAGAAAGAGGAAGTTAAGGCTAAACTTAAAACCAAGTATAAAGATCTTAGCCCAGACCGTGGTGTACAGACACTTTACAGGACTACCTTAAGGAACCACATCAAGTTGAGCGATATTGCAGATACCAAGGCAAACATTTTGCTTTCGGTCAATGCTATTATCATATCGCTCGCGCTTTCTAATGTAATCCCGAAACTTGACGCACCTACTAATCGACATTTAATGATCCCTACGTTGATATTGGTGCTTTTTAGTGTGGCATCTATTATTCTATCTATACTTTCAACGCGTCCCAATGTCACCAGTGGTGAATTTACCAGGGAACAAGTAAAGAAAAAACAGGTAAATATATTATTCTTCGGGAATTTTCATAAAATGCCCTACGATCAATATTTATGGGCGATGAACGAAATTATTTACGATAAGGATTATATTTATGAAGCCCTAACTAAAGATTTATGGCTACTCGGCGTAGTATTAAACAAAAAATACATGCTACTAAGAAAAACCTATACTGTCTTTATGACCGGTATTATCATCTCTGTAGTAGCATTTATTGTGGCGTTCTGGCTAATCTAA